One window from the genome of Pedobacter schmidteae encodes:
- a CDS encoding 1-aminocyclopropane-1-carboxylate deaminase/D-cysteine desulfhydrase, whose product MFTDTNSPLQQLKSFSESQVLVKRDDLIDPYVSGNKWRKLKYILANAVANQKTELVTFGGAYSNHLVATAAACAKQGLKSTAFVRGDEKECLQNEMLMLCRLFGMQLIYTDRQSYRNKALLFETHFGKNKDAIFVDEGGASPEAVKGCAEIIAELPADVDHLFCAAGTGTTAAGLLTGIYQLGLKTQLHVIPVLKGGDFIATEIEKYTGRTDQLLLHTGYHFGGYAKTSPLLIDFIKKFTATEGLLIDPVYTGKMFYALQHLSTTQYFKPTDKIVALHTGGLLGLMGMKALF is encoded by the coding sequence ATGTTTACAGACACCAACAGCCCACTTCAACAATTAAAGAGTTTTTCTGAGTCACAAGTGCTGGTCAAAAGAGATGATCTGATTGACCCATACGTGTCGGGAAACAAATGGCGTAAGCTAAAATACATTTTAGCCAATGCTGTAGCGAACCAGAAAACGGAATTGGTAACCTTTGGTGGAGCTTATTCCAATCATTTGGTGGCCACCGCAGCTGCCTGTGCAAAGCAAGGCCTAAAAAGTACTGCCTTTGTGCGTGGGGACGAAAAAGAATGTCTGCAAAACGAAATGCTCATGCTATGTCGGCTGTTTGGTATGCAGTTGATTTATACCGACAGGCAAAGCTATAGGAATAAAGCACTATTATTTGAAACTCATTTTGGCAAAAATAAAGATGCCATTTTTGTAGATGAAGGTGGCGCTAGCCCCGAGGCCGTTAAAGGTTGTGCAGAGATCATTGCCGAACTGCCTGCTGATGTGGATCATTTGTTTTGCGCCGCAGGAACAGGAACTACTGCCGCAGGATTGCTTACCGGTATCTATCAACTCGGATTAAAAACACAACTTCATGTGATACCCGTTTTAAAAGGCGGAGATTTTATCGCTACCGAAATTGAAAAATATACTGGTCGCACCGACCAGCTTTTGCTACACACCGGGTACCATTTTGGCGGTTATGCAAAAACATCTCCCCTTTTAATTGATTTCATTAAAAAATTTACCGCCACAGAAGGCTTGCTGATTGATCCGGTATATACAGGAAAAATGTTTTACGCCCTTCAGCATTTGTCGACAACCCAATATTTTAAACCAACTGATAAAATTGTGGCTTTGCATACCGGAGGCCTGCTTGGCCTGATGGGAATGAAAGCTTTATTCTAG
- a CDS encoding TonB-dependent receptor domain-containing protein, with translation MGKIFTILGFVYFFSLTANAQTLKGTIYDKTNKLSIPGASILIKERPKAGVMADGKGNFSIDINQGETLLVKIVGYKPFQKSYASIPAGHQDIYLEPGLALDEIMITASLANSRSKKAIGTNIDHIDAAAVVATSNPSSLADLVNGRISGAQVYNTNGKVGMPIRFDIRSAATFSMERDPLIFIDGVRYNNGNTADVNSSQEAMSALNDLPMNDIASIDVIKGPAAAASYGAEAANGVIIIQTKRGLSDKKGISINAKYTGGFSELANKYDQYVNNDALNNFFVRGAQNQFYANLSAQFDASNSLFFSANSNRTAGTIPGNQDNRQTFRAGYDLTKDRFKLAFSAGYVKGKLGIPQSASGRDDAIWNLMRDQTPWPFISEESWRAIQKSYANDRFTGSLKLNYTFPLGIKMETLVGLDLNNIEGLNYLPYGFLQGTNTTGSKQISDRRNQNMNWDVKLSRNFVLDSKWQLNLSMLSQLTQAKERVNGISVRGFAIPGISNISSASEILGTTDTDFEKRTHGIYGEAFLSYNNQLFINAGLRRDVSNMIGRNVASIWYPTVSVAYNINQLDFLKGKVDEWKLRAAYGESGRLPYPNDAQTAYLVENSSFGTLIKPLRKGNPDIKPERTGEFELGTDISIFKQRLSFTYYQQNTRDAIVYTTLLPSLGWPSTLSGDYPENVGKIRGKGIEISYNSRIFTSGNQKHSLDFFAIFNHQSNKVINSGGKDIVSTVNLIREGLPAFSFYTGVSEGAVFNSSGVYTGAKESAAQVLGKPFPTYNGSFGFNLQLVSNLRLQSLFTYSQGAKVYNISNRNVASQGNNYKISEDLKAKLATQTPGAADYIATANELSKYAGPRGNFIEKADFIRLSNLTISYDLGSWAKKQTNGILKNCMLSITGNNLWLKTNYGGIEPQIDSQGGSKRTRGISYLSSDWTAVPAPRSYAFSLNIGF, from the coding sequence ATGGGTAAAATTTTTACAATTTTAGGATTTGTGTATTTTTTTAGTTTAACTGCAAACGCGCAGACACTTAAGGGTACCATATATGATAAAACCAATAAGCTCAGCATTCCCGGAGCCAGTATTCTGATTAAGGAAAGGCCCAAAGCCGGGGTAATGGCCGATGGTAAAGGAAACTTTAGTATCGATATCAATCAAGGCGAAACGCTCCTGGTTAAAATAGTAGGTTACAAACCATTTCAAAAATCATATGCTTCAATTCCTGCGGGTCACCAGGACATCTATCTGGAACCTGGTCTGGCTTTAGATGAAATCATGATTACCGCCAGTCTGGCCAATTCAAGGAGTAAAAAAGCCATCGGAACCAATATAGATCATATTGACGCAGCAGCTGTAGTGGCCACCAGCAATCCATCTTCATTGGCCGATTTGGTAAATGGACGCATCAGTGGTGCACAGGTATACAACACAAATGGAAAAGTGGGCATGCCTATCCGGTTTGACATCCGTTCGGCAGCTACATTTAGCATGGAGCGCGATCCTTTGATTTTTATAGACGGCGTACGCTACAACAATGGCAATACTGCTGATGTAAACTCTTCTCAGGAGGCTATGAGCGCATTGAACGATTTACCGATGAATGATATTGCGTCTATTGACGTCATCAAAGGCCCCGCAGCAGCTGCGTCTTATGGCGCCGAAGCGGCCAATGGTGTTATAATTATTCAAACCAAACGCGGCTTAAGTGATAAAAAAGGCATCTCAATAAATGCCAAATATACTGGCGGCTTTAGCGAATTGGCCAACAAATATGATCAGTATGTAAACAACGATGCATTGAATAACTTTTTTGTACGAGGCGCACAAAATCAGTTTTACGCCAACTTATCAGCACAATTTGATGCATCAAACAGCTTGTTCTTTTCTGCCAACTCAAACAGAACGGCAGGTACCATACCGGGCAATCAAGATAATAGACAAACTTTTCGTGCTGGGTATGACCTGACAAAAGATCGTTTTAAACTCGCATTCAGTGCAGGATATGTAAAAGGAAAACTAGGTATCCCGCAATCCGCATCCGGACGTGACGATGCCATCTGGAATTTAATGCGCGATCAGACTCCCTGGCCCTTCATTTCAGAAGAAAGCTGGAGAGCCATTCAAAAAAGTTATGCCAACGACCGCTTTACCGGTAGCTTAAAACTAAATTATACCTTTCCCTTAGGCATTAAAATGGAGACATTGGTAGGTTTAGACCTGAATAATATTGAAGGCTTAAATTACCTTCCTTATGGTTTCCTGCAAGGAACCAATACTACAGGCAGCAAGCAAATCAGCGACCGGCGCAACCAGAATATGAACTGGGATGTTAAGCTTTCACGTAACTTTGTACTGGACAGTAAATGGCAGTTAAACCTCTCCATGTTATCACAGTTAACACAAGCCAAAGAACGTGTAAATGGAATTAGTGTAAGAGGCTTTGCTATACCTGGCATCAGCAATATTTCATCTGCATCAGAGATTCTGGGTACAACAGATACTGATTTTGAAAAACGAACGCACGGTATCTATGGTGAAGCATTTTTGAGCTATAACAACCAACTGTTTATCAACGCCGGACTTAGAAGAGATGTTTCTAATATGATTGGACGCAACGTTGCCAGCATCTGGTACCCTACTGTCAGTGTAGCCTACAACATTAACCAATTGGATTTCCTAAAAGGAAAGGTAGACGAATGGAAATTAAGGGCTGCATATGGCGAATCGGGCCGTTTGCCATACCCCAACGATGCACAAACGGCATATTTAGTAGAGAACTCGTCATTTGGCACCCTGATAAAACCCCTGCGGAAGGGCAATCCTGATATCAAGCCTGAGAGAACAGGAGAATTTGAACTGGGCACAGACATCAGCATTTTCAAACAACGTCTTTCTTTTACTTACTATCAACAAAATACCCGTGATGCTATTGTTTATACCACCCTGTTGCCTTCATTAGGCTGGCCGTCCACTTTAAGCGGAGATTATCCTGAAAATGTGGGTAAAATAAGAGGTAAAGGGATAGAAATATCTTACAACAGTAGAATATTCACCAGCGGAAACCAAAAACATAGCTTAGACTTTTTCGCAATTTTCAATCATCAGTCTAACAAGGTAATTAATTCCGGTGGCAAGGATATTGTGAGTACGGTAAATCTGATCCGTGAAGGATTACCAGCCTTTTCATTTTATACCGGAGTTTCGGAAGGAGCTGTTTTTAACAGCAGCGGCGTATATACCGGGGCAAAAGAAAGTGCAGCGCAGGTATTGGGCAAGCCATTTCCTACCTATAATGGATCTTTTGGCTTCAATCTTCAGCTGGTTAGCAATCTTCGTTTGCAATCTTTATTTACCTATTCGCAAGGTGCAAAAGTATACAACATCTCCAACAGAAATGTGGCCAGTCAGGGTAACAACTACAAAATTAGTGAAGATTTAAAAGCAAAACTTGCCACACAAACTCCTGGAGCTGCAGATTATATCGCTACAGCAAACGAACTATCGAAATATGCAGGTCCGCGTGGCAATTTTATTGAGAAGGCCGACTTCATCAGACTTAGTAACTTAACCATTTCTTACGATCTGGGCAGCTGGGCAAAGAAACAAACCAATGGCATCCTAAAAAATTGTATGCTTTCAATAACCGGTAATAACCTTTGGTTGAAAACCAATTATGGAGGCATTGAGCCCCAGATTGACTCTCAGGGTGGTAGCAAAAGAACCAGAGGTATCAGCTATCTGTCGTCGGACTGGACAGCTGTTCCGGCACCGCGCAGCTATGCATTTAGTTTAAATATTGGATTTTAA